A stretch of Imperialibacter roseus DNA encodes these proteins:
- a CDS encoding helix-turn-helix domain-containing protein, whose product MMISANIVKHLMKKVEVAGYGHLLQNSPDYILLESLPTDDMIPAEMFFRIIDHVATHYPDGQMAFDIEYKHFSLGQINMLGALGQLVQVSPTLQNVSEAFYKYYGKLNSIFSPSIERRGEYIASTITTTEPGLWKQRPFQVAIEMFLYGMMRIVKEWFDAEIAEPVSLTLPYELPGPERKVMRRTVGVDPLMGDGCTLVFKADVFLRPLPFANPQLWEHLKQYLEQNARQGREQELFSSQLEAYIKKSIKNTPDLKVAADHFSLSERSLQRKLRSEQTNFQQVIDRARKALACQLLRNDQLSLKEIAFECGFSDPNSFFKAFKKWTGVTPEQWKASL is encoded by the coding sequence ATGATGATATCAGCCAATATTGTAAAGCACCTGATGAAGAAGGTAGAGGTGGCTGGGTATGGTCATTTGTTGCAAAATTCTCCGGATTACATTTTGCTGGAGTCGTTGCCCACCGACGACATGATACCCGCTGAAATGTTCTTTCGGATCATTGACCACGTGGCTACACATTACCCCGATGGGCAAATGGCCTTCGATATTGAGTATAAGCACTTTTCGTTGGGGCAAATTAATATGCTGGGTGCACTGGGTCAGCTGGTGCAGGTGAGCCCAACACTGCAGAATGTGTCTGAGGCGTTTTACAAATACTACGGTAAGCTAAATAGCATTTTTAGCCCATCCATTGAAAGGAGGGGGGAGTACATTGCCTCCACAATAACTACAACAGAGCCGGGCCTTTGGAAACAACGCCCTTTTCAAGTGGCTATCGAAATGTTTCTTTATGGAATGATGAGGATAGTAAAAGAGTGGTTCGATGCTGAAATTGCCGAGCCTGTGTCGCTTACCCTTCCTTACGAGTTGCCCGGACCTGAGCGGAAGGTAATGAGGAGAACTGTAGGCGTTGACCCGTTGATGGGCGACGGTTGTACCCTGGTGTTCAAAGCGGATGTTTTTCTTCGACCATTGCCATTCGCCAACCCACAGCTGTGGGAGCATTTGAAACAGTACCTTGAGCAGAATGCCCGGCAAGGGCGAGAGCAAGAGTTATTCAGTAGCCAGCTTGAGGCTTATATAAAGAAAAGTATCAAAAACACCCCCGACTTAAAAGTGGCAGCCGACCATTTCTCGTTGAGCGAGCGAAGCTTGCAGCGGAAGCTACGTAGTGAGCAAACAAACTTCCAGCAGGTGATTGACCGGGCGAGAAAAGCATTGGCTTGCCAACTGCTCCGCAACGACCAACTAAGCTTAAAAGAAATTGCTTTTGAATGTGGGTTTTCTGACCCCAACTCTTTCTTTAAAGCTTTTAAGAAATGGACTGGGGTGACTCCTGAGCAATGGAAGGCGAGCCTCTAG
- a CDS encoding SDR family NAD(P)-dependent oxidoreductase codes for MERFENQVAIVAGGARGIGKGVAKRLASEGATVVILDVLQKELDATVKELTGNGLKVSGEIVDVTSEKEIQTLVQKVVAANGRLDVMVNCAGIVGETNVKIGDYTTDIFDKVIAINLRGAFLLTKHAIAPMVKAGYGRILHVTSIGGKEGNPGMMGYAASKSGLIGLVKGAGKEYAESGITVNGIAPAVIATEFNENTDPAMLKYMTDKIPMKRMGTIEEVAALSCWIVSKEASFNTGFVFDISGGRATY; via the coding sequence ATGGAAAGATTTGAAAATCAGGTAGCCATTGTCGCTGGCGGAGCCAGAGGGATTGGTAAAGGAGTAGCCAAAAGATTGGCCTCAGAAGGTGCAACAGTTGTGATACTTGATGTACTTCAAAAAGAACTGGATGCCACTGTAAAGGAACTTACAGGCAATGGATTGAAGGTATCCGGAGAAATAGTGGATGTAACCTCTGAGAAAGAAATACAGACCCTCGTTCAAAAAGTGGTAGCTGCCAATGGTCGGTTGGATGTGATGGTCAACTGTGCTGGTATTGTGGGGGAAACCAATGTGAAAATTGGCGACTACACCACCGATATATTCGACAAGGTGATTGCTATCAACCTGAGAGGTGCGTTTCTGCTTACCAAGCATGCTATCGCTCCCATGGTAAAGGCAGGCTATGGCAGAATTCTTCATGTGACCTCCATTGGTGGCAAGGAAGGCAACCCGGGCATGATGGGCTATGCAGCAAGCAAATCAGGACTAATTGGACTGGTGAAAGGAGCTGGAAAAGAATATGCGGAATCAGGCATCACCGTAAATGGCATTGCCCCAGCTGTAATTGCTACGGAGTTTAATGAAAACACCGACCCAGCAATGTTGAAGTACATGACCGATAAGATACCTATGAAGCGCATGGGAACCATCGAAGAGGTGGCGGCCCTCTCCTGCTGGATCGTATCGAAAGAGGCAAGCTTCAATACTGGGTTTGTCTTTGACATTAGCGGCGGACGAGCGACGTATTGA
- a CDS encoding IlvD/Edd family dehydratase — protein sequence MKKLRSQNWFGKKGKDGFIYRAWMKNQGTPHDEFEGKPVIGICNTWSELTPCNGHFRDLAESVKKGVWEAGGFPLEFPVMSLGETLIKPTAMLYRNLASMDAEESIRANPIDGVVLLGGCDKTTPSILMGATSVDLPTIFVSGGPMLNGKYRGRDIGTTDIWRFSEANRRGEMSQDEFMTAEACMCRSQGHCAVMGTASTMACMVESLGLTLPENAAIPAADSRRKVLAQMSGRRIVEMVKEDLVVSKILTREAFENSIMLNAAVGGSTNFVIHLLAIAGRAGIKLDLEDFDKFSSKIPLLANLQPSGQFMMEEFFYAGGLPAVIKELLPLINKDVLTVTGKTMAENVAYSENFNDKVIASVAKPFKKDSGIAVVKGNLAENGAIIKPNAATPALMVHKGKAVVFEDIEDFKAKIDDPALEVDETCILVLKNVGPKGYPGMPEVGNMGMPKKLLDKGVTDMIRISDGRMSGTAFGTVILHVSPESAAGGNLALVENGDLIELDVPKRKLQLHVTDEVLAERKKKWKAPDLGYDRGYVKLYIDHVEQSHLGTDLDFLRGKSGKEVKRDSH from the coding sequence ATGAAAAAATTACGCAGCCAGAACTGGTTTGGCAAAAAGGGAAAAGACGGGTTCATCTACAGAGCCTGGATGAAAAATCAGGGTACTCCGCACGACGAGTTTGAAGGAAAGCCGGTGATAGGCATATGCAACACGTGGTCGGAGCTGACTCCTTGCAACGGGCACTTCCGGGACCTGGCTGAATCTGTAAAAAAAGGAGTTTGGGAAGCTGGTGGCTTTCCTCTGGAGTTTCCTGTGATGTCACTCGGTGAGACATTGATCAAACCCACTGCGATGCTCTACCGCAACCTTGCCAGCATGGATGCAGAAGAAAGCATCAGGGCTAACCCCATCGACGGTGTAGTGCTGCTGGGTGGTTGCGACAAAACAACGCCCTCTATCCTCATGGGTGCTACTAGTGTCGACCTGCCCACCATTTTCGTTTCAGGTGGCCCTATGCTCAACGGAAAGTACCGGGGAAGAGACATTGGCACCACCGACATCTGGCGCTTTAGCGAAGCTAACCGCCGTGGTGAAATGAGCCAGGACGAGTTCATGACAGCCGAAGCCTGTATGTGCCGCAGCCAGGGCCATTGTGCCGTGATGGGCACCGCCTCTACGATGGCCTGTATGGTGGAGTCGCTTGGACTTACCCTGCCAGAGAATGCCGCTATTCCCGCTGCAGACTCCAGAAGAAAGGTATTGGCTCAAATGAGTGGCCGCCGGATTGTGGAAATGGTGAAGGAAGACCTCGTAGTTTCCAAAATCCTAACCCGGGAAGCGTTTGAAAACAGCATCATGCTGAATGCTGCGGTGGGCGGTTCTACCAACTTTGTGATTCACCTGTTGGCCATTGCCGGCCGTGCTGGTATCAAACTGGATCTTGAAGACTTCGATAAATTCTCTTCCAAAATACCGCTACTCGCCAACCTGCAACCTTCCGGACAGTTCATGATGGAAGAGTTTTTCTATGCAGGCGGCTTACCTGCCGTTATCAAAGAACTGCTGCCACTGATCAACAAGGATGTGCTGACTGTTACCGGTAAAACGATGGCAGAAAACGTGGCCTACTCTGAAAATTTTAATGACAAAGTGATCGCTTCGGTGGCCAAACCTTTCAAAAAAGACTCTGGTATAGCAGTGGTAAAAGGCAACCTGGCTGAAAATGGTGCCATTATCAAACCCAATGCTGCAACACCTGCTTTGATGGTGCACAAAGGCAAAGCCGTAGTATTTGAAGACATCGAGGATTTCAAAGCGAAAATTGACGATCCTGCTCTGGAGGTAGATGAAACCTGTATTCTGGTGTTGAAGAACGTAGGCCCTAAGGGCTATCCTGGTATGCCGGAAGTAGGCAATATGGGCATGCCTAAAAAGTTACTTGATAAAGGAGTCACGGACATGATCCGCATTTCCGATGGGCGCATGAGTGGCACGGCTTTCGGAACGGTGATTTTGCATGTGTCTCCTGAATCGGCTGCTGGTGGCAACCTGGCATTGGTAGAAAATGGTGATCTTATTGAGCTGGACGTACCTAAAAGAAAGCTGCAATTGCACGTGACTGACGAAGTGCTAGCTGAACGGAAAAAGAAGTGGAAAGCACCTGACCTGGGTTACGACCGTGGGTATGTGAAGCTGTATATTGACCATGTCGAGCAATCGCACCTGGGCACTGACCTGGACTTCCTGAGAGGCAAGTCTGGCAAAGAGGTGAAGAGGGATTCGCATTAG
- the accC gene encoding acetyl-CoA carboxylase biotin carboxylase subunit, translating to MFKKILIANRGEIALRIIRTCREMGIKTVAVYSTADKDSLHVRFADEAVCIGPPPSAKSYLKMPNLISAAEITNADAIHPGYGFLSENAEFSRICQEYGIKFIGATPEMINSMGDKATAKDTMKKAGVPIIPGSEGLLDSVAQGKKLAAEVGYPVLLKATAGGGGRGMRLVKQESEFQKAWDDARMESAAAFGNDGLYLEKFVEEPRHIEIQIVGDSRGRACHLSERDCSIQRRHQKLVEETPSPIVSQELREKMGAAAIAGAEAIGYEGAGTIEFLVDKHGDFYFMEMNTRIQVEHPITEEVTDFDLIKEQIQVAAGVPISGKNYFPKLHSMECRINAEDPGNGFRPSPGKITNLHLPGGHGVRVDSHVYAGYTIPPNYDSMIAKLIVSAQSREEAITRMKRALSEFVIEGIKTTIPFHIKLMDDPIFKSGKFTTKFLEDFDFSDLK from the coding sequence GTGTTCAAAAAGATATTAATAGCCAATAGAGGAGAAATCGCCCTGAGAATCATAAGAACCTGCAGGGAGATGGGTATTAAAACGGTGGCCGTTTATTCCACAGCCGACAAAGACAGCCTGCACGTGAGGTTTGCTGACGAGGCCGTTTGCATAGGCCCTCCGCCTAGTGCCAAGTCGTACCTGAAAATGCCCAATCTGATTTCAGCGGCTGAAATTACCAATGCCGACGCCATTCACCCCGGCTATGGTTTCCTTTCTGAAAACGCTGAATTTTCACGCATTTGTCAGGAATATGGCATCAAATTCATCGGTGCCACTCCCGAGATGATCAACTCAATGGGAGACAAAGCCACGGCCAAAGACACCATGAAAAAGGCTGGCGTACCCATTATCCCCGGATCTGAGGGTCTGTTGGATTCAGTGGCGCAGGGTAAAAAATTGGCAGCCGAAGTAGGCTACCCGGTGCTATTGAAGGCTACTGCTGGCGGTGGTGGTCGGGGTATGCGCCTGGTGAAGCAAGAGTCAGAATTTCAAAAAGCCTGGGACGATGCGAGAATGGAATCTGCAGCTGCTTTTGGAAACGACGGTCTCTATCTCGAAAAGTTTGTTGAAGAACCACGCCATATAGAAATTCAAATTGTTGGAGACAGCAGAGGCAGAGCCTGCCACCTTTCGGAGAGAGATTGCTCTATTCAGCGCCGCCACCAAAAGCTGGTAGAAGAAACCCCCTCTCCTATTGTATCTCAGGAGCTGAGAGAAAAAATGGGTGCAGCGGCCATTGCTGGTGCCGAGGCTATAGGTTACGAAGGAGCAGGTACCATTGAGTTTCTTGTAGACAAACATGGAGATTTCTACTTCATGGAAATGAATACCAGGATTCAGGTGGAGCACCCAATTACTGAAGAGGTCACAGATTTTGACCTCATCAAAGAGCAGATTCAAGTCGCTGCCGGGGTGCCTATTTCCGGCAAGAACTACTTCCCGAAACTTCACTCAATGGAGTGTAGAATCAACGCTGAAGACCCAGGAAACGGATTCCGCCCAAGTCCTGGTAAAATAACAAACCTTCACCTGCCAGGTGGGCACGGTGTGAGAGTGGACAGCCACGTGTATGCGGGCTATACCATTCCACCTAACTACGACTCCATGATTGCCAAGCTCATTGTGTCAGCCCAAAGCCGTGAAGAAGCGATTACCAGAATGAAAAGGGCTTTGTCGGAGTTTGTGATTGAGGGAATTAAGACCACCATTCCATTCCACATTAAGCTGATGGACGACCCGATCTTCAAGTCAGGCAAGTTCACCACGAAATTCCTGGAAGATTTCGATTTCAGTGATTTAAAGTAA
- a CDS encoding HepT-like ribonuclease domain-containing protein, which produces MTEKSKKYLLDILNSIALVEEFVKECKSFDIYIQDSKTKSAVERQLGIIGEAVNLYQKSAPNYPLENNSKIITFRNWLIHAYDAIDNTTVWAVIQIHLPILKEEIRIRLREVNN; this is translated from the coding sequence ATGACAGAGAAAAGCAAAAAGTACCTGCTTGACATTCTTAACTCAATAGCCCTTGTTGAGGAATTCGTTAAGGAATGCAAAAGCTTCGACATCTACATTCAGGATTCAAAGACTAAAAGTGCAGTTGAAAGGCAACTTGGAATTATTGGTGAGGCCGTCAATCTATACCAAAAGTCTGCACCCAATTACCCGCTAGAAAACAACTCAAAAATCATCACTTTCCGGAACTGGCTTATTCATGCCTATGATGCCATCGATAACACAACTGTTTGGGCAGTCATTCAAATTCACTTGCCAATTCTGAAAGAAGAAATTCGCATTCGGTTAAGAGAAGTCAACAACTAA
- a CDS encoding ABC transporter permease, producing the protein MIKNYLLIAFRNLLKQKLFSFINVFSLAIGLAASIVIYLFIQDETSFDQFHSLKENIYRLDEIQSFPGTNTQKVALSMPGMGPFMQQDFPQVKRYARFMGNDNMLLEVGERKIKVKMGANVDSTFLRMFDFGVVEGDRENALNDPLTMVVTEGLAMKLFERKDVMGEVVTWGDKSYKITGIMKDVPENSHLQFEVLVSMATIVKDNPGLNTAWGSNWMVTYLELHPGTNVEEMSAGFNDFLLKHGGENILDYYKLFLQPLTDVHLGSIDIEHDYHDYRKFNGEYIGTFELVGIFILLIAGVNFTNLVTARASYRFKEVGIRKSIGAKKGQLFSQFLIESTILAFLALFLALFLDLLLIPFLNTLIGRELSLLSYLGQPSFWGGLFFITLMLGLIGGIYPALFMASFKTVSIIKGANVKSGKSWLGNSLIVVQFGLALAMIVSTFVVLQQLSFMQNKDIGFDKDHIVQVSLNGDANKKFDLIKSDLLNQTDILGVTASGQRLGNNFHQWGFKYKSDSGVMDITPSNVNVDYDFLEVFGIKLKEGRGFSKEYAQDNGMSFIINESLAKDLNLSQPIGAKAGHGWFHNDSLGTIIGVTEDFNFNSLHYAVNTLSMVVHPEWGYQEMSVKINGQNIDVALKELDEVWTKHVGRFPLEYTFLDAHFEELYRSDKQMSAVVTIMGVLAILIACMGLFGLAAITTERRIKEIGIRKVLGASVINIMFGLSKSFVLLILIAFVIMTPLAWLFLGRWLDNFAYHIDINPVVFIVSMVIAVAIALATISYHTLKSAKANPVDALRYE; encoded by the coding sequence ATGATCAAAAACTACCTCCTCATTGCTTTTCGCAATCTTCTCAAGCAAAAGCTCTTTAGTTTCATTAACGTTTTCAGCCTGGCTATTGGGTTGGCGGCGTCCATCGTCATCTACCTGTTTATTCAGGATGAAACCAGCTTCGATCAATTCCATTCGCTAAAGGAAAACATTTACCGGCTCGATGAGATTCAGAGCTTTCCTGGTACCAACACTCAAAAAGTGGCCCTTTCTATGCCGGGCATGGGGCCGTTCATGCAGCAGGATTTCCCTCAGGTGAAGCGGTATGCCCGGTTCATGGGAAACGACAATATGCTGCTTGAGGTGGGTGAAAGAAAGATAAAAGTTAAAATGGGAGCCAATGTGGACAGCACTTTTCTCCGGATGTTTGACTTTGGCGTAGTTGAGGGTGATAGGGAAAATGCGTTGAACGACCCACTTACCATGGTAGTAACTGAGGGGTTAGCGATGAAGCTTTTTGAGAGAAAAGACGTGATGGGGGAGGTGGTGACGTGGGGCGATAAGTCATACAAGATTACCGGGATAATGAAGGATGTGCCCGAAAACTCACATTTGCAATTCGAGGTGCTTGTTTCGATGGCAACCATCGTCAAAGACAATCCGGGCCTTAATACCGCCTGGGGCAGTAACTGGATGGTGACCTACCTTGAGCTGCACCCGGGTACAAACGTAGAGGAGATGTCTGCCGGGTTCAACGATTTTCTCCTTAAGCATGGTGGTGAAAATATTCTGGACTACTACAAGTTATTTTTGCAGCCATTGACAGATGTGCATTTGGGCTCCATAGATATTGAGCACGACTACCACGACTACCGAAAATTCAATGGCGAGTACATTGGCACGTTTGAGCTGGTTGGAATTTTCATACTACTCATTGCGGGAGTCAACTTTACCAATCTGGTCACAGCTCGGGCCTCCTACCGATTCAAAGAAGTGGGTATCCGCAAGTCAATTGGAGCCAAAAAAGGTCAGCTATTTTCTCAATTCCTTATTGAGTCAACCATTTTGGCTTTTCTGGCGTTGTTCCTGGCGCTGTTCCTGGATCTCCTCCTTATTCCCTTTTTGAATACACTGATTGGCAGGGAGCTGAGCTTGCTTTCCTACCTTGGGCAACCCTCATTTTGGGGCGGGCTTTTCTTCATTACTTTGATGTTGGGGTTGATTGGTGGGATTTACCCCGCACTTTTTATGGCCTCATTTAAGACCGTCAGCATCATTAAAGGAGCAAATGTAAAGAGTGGTAAGTCGTGGCTGGGAAACTCGCTGATAGTAGTGCAGTTTGGTCTGGCATTGGCCATGATTGTGAGCACCTTCGTGGTGTTGCAGCAGCTCAGCTTCATGCAAAACAAAGACATTGGCTTCGATAAGGATCACATTGTGCAGGTAAGCCTGAATGGGGATGCTAACAAGAAGTTTGACCTGATCAAAAGTGACTTGCTCAACCAAACCGACATTCTTGGCGTAACGGCCTCCGGTCAGCGACTGGGCAACAATTTTCACCAGTGGGGCTTTAAGTACAAGTCGGATTCAGGAGTAATGGATATTACACCTTCCAATGTGAATGTGGATTACGATTTCCTTGAAGTATTTGGCATAAAACTGAAAGAAGGGAGAGGTTTCTCGAAGGAATATGCACAAGACAATGGCATGTCGTTCATCATCAATGAGTCGCTGGCCAAAGACCTGAATTTGTCTCAGCCAATTGGAGCGAAGGCGGGCCACGGATGGTTTCACAACGACTCGCTGGGAACAATTATCGGAGTGACCGAAGATTTCAACTTCAATTCGTTGCATTATGCTGTTAACACGCTGTCGATGGTGGTGCACCCTGAATGGGGCTATCAGGAAATGTCAGTGAAAATCAATGGACAAAACATTGACGTAGCCCTTAAGGAACTGGACGAAGTGTGGACGAAACATGTTGGCAGGTTTCCACTGGAGTACACCTTTCTGGATGCTCATTTTGAGGAGCTCTACCGCTCCGATAAACAAATGAGCGCTGTGGTGACTATCATGGGCGTGTTGGCCATCCTTATCGCCTGTATGGGGCTGTTTGGTTTGGCTGCCATCACTACCGAGAGGAGGATCAAGGAAATAGGTATCAGGAAAGTGCTGGGCGCTTCGGTGATCAATATCATGTTTGGCCTGAGCAAAAGCTTTGTGTTACTCATTCTGATAGCCTTTGTGATCATGACGCCGCTTGCATGGCTTTTTCTTGGCAGGTGGTTGGATAACTTTGCTTATCACATCGACATCAACCCAGTGGTTTTTATTGTGTCGATGGTCATTGCCGTCGCCATTGCCCTGGCGACAATCAGCTACCATACGCTTAAATCCGCTAAAGCCAATCCGGTAGATGCGCTGAGGTATGAGTGA
- the accB gene encoding acetyl-CoA carboxylase biotin carboxyl carrier protein — protein sequence MKAKEIQDLIDFISKSGLEEVNIETEEFKIKVKRNSDAPRIVEQVAAAPASVASAPAPAPAAAPAAPAPKSGNDESKYLTIKSPMIGTFYRSPNPETDVFVKVGDKVKSGQPVCIIEAMKLFNEIESEVSGTIVKVLVDNASPVEYDQPLFLVDPS from the coding sequence ATGAAAGCGAAAGAAATTCAGGATCTGATCGATTTTATCTCCAAAAGCGGACTTGAGGAAGTTAATATCGAAACAGAAGAGTTCAAGATCAAAGTAAAGCGCAATAGCGATGCACCACGCATCGTAGAACAGGTAGCAGCAGCCCCAGCTTCAGTAGCATCAGCTCCGGCACCTGCACCAGCCGCAGCTCCGGCAGCTCCAGCTCCGAAATCTGGCAATGACGAAAGCAAATACCTTACAATCAAATCTCCGATGATTGGCACTTTTTACCGCTCTCCTAACCCTGAAACAGACGTATTTGTAAAGGTTGGTGACAAAGTGAAATCAGGGCAACCTGTTTGTATTATTGAAGCCATGAAGCTCTTCAATGAAATCGAATCTGAAGTTTCCGGAACCATCGTGAAGGTATTGGTAGACAACGCTAGTCCGGTAGAATATGATCAACCATTATTCCTAGTTGACCCTTCATAA
- a CDS encoding nucleotidyltransferase family protein yields the protein MFIVDYISNREKEFSKICSKNHVSKLYAFGSSVNNKFNREKSDIDLLVQIDEADPVIKGSLLLDFLEDAELFFGRRVDMLTDQPIKNKILAENIERTKVLIYDREKQKVPA from the coding sequence ATGTTCATTGTTGACTACATATCCAACAGAGAGAAGGAGTTCAGTAAAATTTGCTCAAAAAACCATGTGAGCAAGCTCTATGCTTTTGGCTCGTCAGTGAACAACAAGTTCAACAGGGAGAAGAGCGATATTGATCTGCTCGTACAAATAGATGAAGCTGACCCAGTCATAAAGGGAAGCCTGCTGCTTGATTTTTTGGAAGATGCTGAGCTTTTTTTTGGCAGACGAGTTGACATGCTCACCGATCAGCCGATCAAGAATAAAATACTGGCGGAAAACATTGAACGTACTAAAGTGCTGATCTATGACAGAGAAAAGCAAAAAGTACCTGCTTGA
- a CDS encoding SDR family NAD(P)-dependent oxidoreductase, giving the protein MDQLFKDKVAIITGAGIGIGFEIARQLTQRGASVVLNDIDEKVAKQAADTITKEGGKCVPFAGDSSTLETIQGLIGKAVSVYGRLDMAIANAGITTFGKFLDYQVESFQQICAVNLQGTFFLAQQAALQFIKQKSEGRILLMSSVTGHQYHPDLAAYGMSKAAIQFMAKTLGAELGPKQITVNAISPGATITERTLALDENYMDMWNSITPTGRAATVQDIANAALFLLSPNSGQITGQTLVVDGGWTAVSPPP; this is encoded by the coding sequence ATGGATCAATTATTCAAGGACAAAGTTGCCATCATCACCGGTGCCGGGATCGGCATCGGCTTCGAAATAGCCCGGCAGCTGACCCAGCGTGGCGCCAGCGTGGTACTCAACGATATTGATGAAAAGGTGGCAAAGCAGGCCGCAGACACTATTACGAAAGAAGGCGGCAAGTGTGTGCCATTTGCGGGCGATTCCAGCACCCTTGAAACAATACAAGGACTTATTGGAAAGGCAGTTAGCGTCTACGGGAGGCTCGACATGGCCATCGCCAATGCTGGCATCACCACGTTCGGTAAGTTTTTAGACTATCAGGTGGAAAGTTTCCAGCAGATTTGCGCCGTAAACTTGCAGGGTACCTTCTTTTTAGCACAACAGGCAGCACTTCAGTTTATCAAACAAAAGTCCGAAGGGCGAATTTTGCTTATGTCCTCTGTGACAGGTCATCAGTACCATCCTGACCTGGCAGCCTACGGCATGAGCAAAGCTGCTATTCAGTTTATGGCTAAAACGCTTGGTGCCGAGCTTGGCCCGAAGCAAATAACAGTGAATGCCATTTCACCAGGTGCCACCATCACCGAGCGAACGCTGGCCCTCGATGAAAACTACATGGATATGTGGAACAGCATTACCCCAACAGGCAGAGCAGCTACTGTGCAAGACATCGCCAACGCAGCTTTGTTCTTGCTATCTCCTAACTCAGGACAAATTACTGGGCAGACGCTGGTGGTGGACGGAGGGTGGACGGCGGTCAGTCCGCCGCCTTGA
- a CDS encoding FAD-dependent monooxygenase, whose amino-acid sequence MKAVIAGGGIGGLTTAIALEKLGHEVEVYEAASEFKSVGAGLGLAANAVKAFDHLGLKGEVLAAGQLLPSAKLLTKEGAVITQVDSLKISAKYGVDNFAIHRADLHAVLLKNLKKTKLVTGKKAEICSESASGVEVKFTDGTSASGDFLIAADGIHSQIRRQFLPKSAPRYAGYTCWRAVVPQPKKRIELPSETWGEGARFGIVPLKDDRIYWFACLNARQHDLSVRNFKKGNLLWHFDDFHEPVAELIQRAAQEDIIWGDIIDLAPIDKFAFGKVLLAGDAGHATTPNMGQGACQAIEDAAFLYSILRGGGTIEEKFRRFEKVRKPRTKKIVENSWRIGRVAQWEKPWAAGLRNKLFSMVPQSVQEKQLSFLYEVEF is encoded by the coding sequence ATGAAGGCAGTAATAGCAGGTGGCGGAATAGGTGGGTTAACGACCGCCATCGCACTGGAAAAGCTCGGGCACGAAGTAGAAGTATATGAAGCAGCATCGGAGTTCAAATCTGTGGGCGCCGGTCTTGGTCTGGCAGCGAATGCTGTCAAAGCATTTGACCATCTGGGCCTGAAGGGCGAAGTGCTTGCCGCAGGTCAGCTACTTCCCAGCGCAAAACTTTTGACCAAAGAGGGAGCTGTCATTACTCAGGTAGATTCACTAAAAATAAGCGCAAAATATGGTGTTGATAACTTTGCTATTCACCGTGCCGACCTGCACGCAGTATTACTCAAAAACCTTAAGAAAACTAAACTCGTCACCGGAAAAAAAGCGGAGATCTGCAGTGAAAGCGCATCTGGCGTCGAAGTAAAGTTTACTGACGGAACCTCAGCCTCCGGCGATTTTTTAATAGCCGCTGACGGCATTCACTCCCAAATAAGGAGGCAGTTTTTACCAAAGTCGGCACCACGGTATGCCGGCTACACCTGCTGGAGAGCTGTGGTTCCGCAACCCAAAAAACGGATAGAGTTGCCTTCAGAAACATGGGGAGAAGGCGCACGATTTGGCATCGTTCCATTGAAGGATGATAGGATTTACTGGTTTGCCTGCCTCAACGCAAGGCAACATGACCTGTCGGTGCGGAACTTCAAAAAAGGAAACCTCCTATGGCACTTCGACGACTTCCATGAACCAGTGGCAGAGCTGATCCAGCGTGCAGCTCAGGAAGACATCATCTGGGGTGACATCATCGACCTGGCTCCGATCGATAAGTTTGCTTTTGGTAAGGTGCTGCTAGCAGGCGATGCAGGTCACGCTACCACACCCAATATGGGACAGGGGGCCTGCCAGGCGATTGAAGATGCAGCGTTTCTTTACTCGATCCTGCGAGGCGGCGGAACCATTGAGGAGAAATTCCGTCGATTCGAAAAGGTCAGGAAGCCACGAACCAAAAAGATCGTCGAAAACTCATGGCGAATAGGTCGGGTGGCTCAATGGGAAAAGCCCTGGGCAGCCGGGCTGCGCAACAAGCTATTTAGTATGGTTCCACAAAGCGTTCAGGAAAAGCAGCTGTCGTTTTTATACGAGGTGGAGTTCTAG